A single genomic interval of Hydractinia symbiolongicarpus strain clone_291-10 chromosome 8, HSymV2.1, whole genome shotgun sequence harbors:
- the LOC130655527 gene encoding TPR and ankyrin repeat-containing protein 1-like isoform X2: MSLGLIEIEMDHLEDAKNSFILIDQLSESWEVTVPDLTLLHALSLLHCAVCFQMRKSFIETVMFKEKAKSIKNDIHKDAMKLYGEKADIFWNKQEYNKAFTFFSMKKILCDVFEFEESIQFNCITDVAHCMVKLGKENSAFEILSELVYGYKKRDMNLSKKLHAIASDLKKDTNHAKKVYKWALKTAPEEEKEYVALLNADLSLYLMKIKKYSNAVHYAKNCTRINPSWPKGYFRLGTALFKVSKYSQSWKILKEGLALTSDESCQMTFMVELFKAKIRSEVEEFMNLDVSTTVCSKIIEKLLNESSETSWLIIENILLFSSLGKHIKKGTIPFLKAVKHSTSENFIESLIDQKFHVDDDVECSIVEALRKNWFKVGLKLLYLCKDVSNNTHSPLNKCVILVIKAEKMEFLRHFLSVSLINEDHRTSAILLCCEGLYTTCKSNIINELTNDVPLNIDVLLEKMEESDPKWQLLYQYREAAQHEPEESNELNLLSAVEPQLTEEIKKKKKKKKKKKKKKNKNVIVSVEQTAKVVSSEDLVNPIVEDVSKIISSVKDSFGLLNDQAEQKNTDPTEEENQNLSSLIEKYSSQQTAALSDYKGDEQYLDKNKEGEDKGEREGKYGKKEEEEEEGRGGGGRGFKGEEGLKAGEGLKAGEGLKAGEGLKGGEGLKAGEGLKSGEGLKAGEGLKAGEGLKGGEGLKGGEGLKAGEGFKAEEGLKAGEGLKGGEGLKAGEGLKAGEGLKAGEGLKAGEGFKGGEGFKGREEKDEEEGEENDADGDVDDDIFALDGLPWEVECTSDVWQILKDNRLDPLLKKMILKKIKKLACGDWSRGVAKRLEGTKDGIRLYEAKINKGSRILWEVSISFSARCSMDTVQLDAIDIEKEWENGAVYVDKIRVWNIALHHDDVPKMIEKIINSHERGRACLIRKQLKGIKKDPMEVKHEKLPNIYINEKYAKEFMKKMSSSKPIQPVEDENRYLFFPPASPNQQEFHILKFYAFTSAMASRILSLTRSQCDFPFQVSELEHTVIHLEPKNKCSILLLGRSGTGKTTCCLYRLWAHYRNYWNNAQHAGPLLPKLKKPEFEEEDDQITQIEAYVTKDDATSNGEDNVVPCLCEGACNCEFLNLQMEQSEDIVLLEKCKKNDTHCDTVLNDEVESKDEDKGTTEEFEEYEHLRQLLITKNEVLCNEIKKNFKELCDGSLTNNFNADELEMTSIKEIPVDRYPLFITTRDLLLLLDVSLESPPFFKRDQNSKMVEDIPGWGENKTHLSYLPLFDEDLSDNENEEYLENDDSGSEDNPTVGSEQRIRYKKGGLVRRVEVTYEVFLNELWPIISKGKSTDCHPSLVWMEIKSFIKGCAKSFLNETGTLTLEEYKEIGRKRATNVTGDRESIYAMFKQYEKVKKSLGYFDEMDVHFNMYKRMKNFVVPEWGFHQIFVDETQDFTQAELLLLLRCSLNPNAMFFSGDTAQSIMNGVAFRFCDLQSLFYVAKEEFDQNKILPLVAVPKKIHQLTHNYRSHSGILQLASVIVQYLNLLFPESFDHLRPDVGLFPGPKPVILDTSDFTELAVLLQGNKRKTSAIEFGAHQVVLVQNEKSKEELPDELSYGLVLSIYEAKGLEFDDVLLYNFFKDSQACEEWRVILSEISNLTEQEDVSEGSLQVLSEDFLKHEARPLKFDRNKHKLLNAELKKFYTAVTRARVNVWIFDEDKKKRGPVFEMLVKKSLVNVVKLDDDSSKEILFAEKSSQDEWNKQAGYFYEKGLWKLALKCSEKACNQKLKEKCLAQLQGCQALEKAQQWNLKKNPKLLKDVYAGFKASAELFLQCGLTEEAKTYLTYCKEWFRLAQLCEEQEKFSSAAMYYKKSGKGVEEALRCYHYVGDVRGAAALLKSEKRYLECLELLEKKKSTEKMNLMIQTIKKSVTKKACKEYYENGEYKLLEKILCFMSFEDQSYFLFDKVECEDLLLKLYLTHRGIDFAAHFLAKKGNYLKAANIFTDPCSQMKYIKQAARKTLIMKINSNQDSNAVMEYRTTVLKKLEETYCLLNNSDNLSRADCLYYIMHLENNTARIKDAIGYYHKANSSFGKLLCFQVWLRRNKNCLLEYLPDMRCNCCRAVFDIISEIINVVKEFLDYGENNSEKNYFTSFGFAKIKGKADDFTVIDVTAVSYFENFINEKNGEKFDFEGNISRDKARNFVAKVLFCILKDLTDEFQISIQRQLISLEICHHSCINTRCVRSHAAPQLKNFLDKKEFVMSLLKLRSMLQDGNKKLASHEDFYQWKDLIKAYSVIEYVYNFLNGYLSYLHVIQIKSVVEFFKFDKTEGHQLISCIREVWKIKEDDQFIDLNVYHMLSFLSYVVDRFNPVVDELMYHADSSSNLRENYSFNFLKPFDDYLHKLYFKYHVLEALDANYLLLSVPIKKQFPVKPTCATFCNLLEFPLLLIFTCLSSALGKPICMPESLIAKKNLWDKLYSVEDKSGFNLAVRGIHSNKNGQLSKELNRFLSLAFSKDLHGSPFLLLRRKLRSLRNGDGSEGIQCCERLMILYLIAVVNTLIFKLPYGKKIILKFKRNMISGNHYLCTIFNSIASIKNSMQAKELLSNILHGRHDRLNDYVWSPKYSRLRSILIRNERKQE, translated from the exons ATGTCATTGGGCCTGATAGAAATTGAAATGGATCACCTTGAAGATGCTAAAAATTCATTTATCCTAATTGATCAACTTTCGGAGTCGTGGGAAGTTACTGTTCCTGATTTAACTCTTCTTCATGCTTTGTCACTCCTGCATTGTGCTGTTTGTTTTCAAATGAGAAAGAGCTTTATTGAAACCGTTATGTTTAAAGAAAAAGCCAAATCAATTAAAAATGATATCCATAAG gatgCGATGAAGTTATATGGAGAAAAAGCAGATATATTTTGGAATAAGCAGGAGTACAACAAGGCTTTTACGTTTTTTTCTATGAAGAAAATCTTATGTGATGTATTTGAATTTGAAGAAAGTATTCAATTCAACTGTATCACAGATGTGGCACATTGTATGGTGAAGTTGGGTAAAGAAAATAGTGCATTTGAGATATTGTCGGAATTGGTTTACGGATACAAGAAAAGGGATATG AATTTGTCAAAAAAGCTTCACGCTATTGCAAGTGACTTAAAGAAAGATACTAATCatgcaaaaaaagtttacaaatgGGCTTTAAAAACTGCACCTGAGGAAGAAAAAGAATATGTTGCTTTGCTTAATGCAGATCTTTCATTATATctcatgaaaataaaaaaatatagcaaTGCTGTCCATTATGCAAAGAATTGTACAAGAATTAATCCAAGTTGGCCCAAG GGATACTTTCGATTGGGAACAGCTCTTTTCAAAGTTAGCAAGTACAGTCAAAGTTGGAAGATATTGAAAGAGGGTTTAGCATTGACTTCAGATGAGTCTTGTCAAATGACTTTTATGGTAGAACTTTTTAAAGCTAAAATTCGTTCAG AAGTTGAAGAATTCATGAATCTCGACGTTTCTACAACAGTTTGCAGTAAAATAATTgagaaacttttaaatgaaagcAGCGAAACAAGTTGGTTGATCATTGAAAATATCTTGCTGTTTTCGTCTCTTGGCAAACATATCAAAAAAGGTACTATACCATTTTTGAAGGCCGTTAAACACTCAACGTCTGAAAACTTTATAGAATCATTAATTGATCAAAAATTTCACGTGGATGACGACGTGGAATGCTCCATCGTTGAAGCGCTGCGAAAGAATTGGTTTAAAGTTGGTTTAAAATTATTGTACCTCTGCAAAGATGTATCAAACAATACTCATTCACCTCTTAATAAATGTGTAATACTAGTGATAAAAGCAG aaaaaatggaatttttgaGGCACTTTTTGTCAGTATCTTTGATAAATGAAGACCACAGGACATCTGCTATCTTGTTGTGTTGTGAAGGTCTATACACTACATGTAAATCAAATATTATCAATGAGCTAACAAATGATGTTCCCTTAAATATTGATGTCCTATTAGAGAAAATGGAAGAGTCTGATCCAAAGTGGCAATTGTTATATCAGTACAGGGAAGCTGCACAACATGAACCTGAAGAAAGTAATGAACTCAATTTATTATCAGCTGTTGAACCTCAATTGACTGAGgaaataaagaagaagaaaaagaagaaaaagaagaaaaagaaaaagaagaacaaaaatgttattgtcAGTGTTGAACAAACTGCTAAGGTTGTAAGCAGTGAGGACTTGGTAAATCCAATAGTGGAAGATGTatcaaaaataattagttcTGTGAAAGATTCGTTTGGATTGCTTAATGATCAAGCAGAACAAAAAAATACTGATCCAACTGAAGAAGAAAATCAAAACTTAAGTTCTCTTATTGAGAAATACTCATCACAACAAACTGCTGCACTATCGGATTACAAAGGAGATGAACAGTATTTGGACAAGAATAAAGAAGGAGAAGATAAAGGAGAAAGAGAAGGGAAATATGGGAAaaaagaggaagaagaagaagaaggacgAGGAGGGGGAGGAAGAGGATTTAAAGGAGAAGAAGGATTAAAAGCAGGAGAAGGATTGAAAGCAGGAGAAGGATTGAAAGCAGGAGAAGGATTGAAAGGAGGAGAAGGATTGAAAGCAGGAGAAGGATTGAAATCAGGAGAAGGATTGAAAGCAGGAGAAGGATTGAAAGCAGGAGAAGGATTGAAAGGAGGAGAAGGATTGAAAGGAGGAGAAGGATTGAAAGCAGGAGAAGGATTTAAAGCAGAAGAAGGATTGAAAGCAGGGGAAGGATTGAAAGGAGGAGAAGGATTGAAAGCAGGAGAAGGATTGAAAGCAGGAGAAGGATTGAAAGCAGGAGAAGGATTGAAAGCAGGAGAAGGATTTAAAGGAGGAGAAGGATTTAAAGGAAGAGAGGaaaaagatgaagaagaagGGGAAGAAAATGACGCAGATGGAGATGTAGATGATGATATCTTTGCGCTTGATGGTTTACCATGGGAAGTTGAATGCACCAGCGATGTTTGGCAGATATTAAAAGATAATAGATTAGatccacttttaaaaaaaatgattttaaaaaagattaagaAGTTAGCTTGTGGAGACTGGTCAAGAGGAGTAGCTAAACGTTTAGAAGGAACCAAAGATGGAATAAGATTGTATGAAGCAAAAATCAACAAAGGTAGTCGTATTTTATGGGAGGTTTCTATATCATTTTCTGCTCGTTGTAGTATGGACACTGTTCAGTTAGATGCCATTGACATAGAAAAGGAATGGGAAAATGGTGCTGTGTATGTAGATAAAATTCGTGTTTGGAATATTGCATTACATCATGACGATGTTCCCAAGATGATAGAGAAAATCATTAATTCACATGAAAGAGGGCGAGCATGTCTTATTCGAAAACAATTGAAAGGGATTAAAAAAGATCCAATGGAAGTTAAACATGAGAAATTACCAAACATTTACATCAATGAGAAGTATGCAAAGGagtttatgaaaaaaatgtccTCAAGTAAACCAATACAACCTGTTGAGGACGAAAACCGTTACCTTTTCTTTCCACCAGCAAGTCCCAATCAACAagaatttcatattttaaaattttatgcttTCACTTCAGCAATGGCAAGTAGGATTCTAAGTTTAACACGTTCTCAATGTGATTTTCCATTTCAAGTTAGTGAGCTAGAGCATACCGTGATTCACTTGGAGCCCAAAAATAAATGTTCTATTCTGCTTCTTGGTAGAAGTGGTACTGGAAAGACTACATGCTGTTTGTATCGTCTTTGGGCACATTATAGGAATTATTGGAACAATGCACAGCATGCTGGCCCTTTACTGCCAAAGCTTAAAAAACCAGAGTTTGAGGAAGAGGATGATCAAATCACACAGATTGAGGCATACGTTACAAAGGATGACGCAACTTCAAATGGAGAGGACAATGTTGTACCTTGTCTGTGTGAAGGAGCTTGTAATTGCGAATTTTTAAATCTCCAAATGGAGCAATCAGAAGACATTGTATTGctggaaaaatgtaaaaagaatgACACCCATTGTGACACAGTTTTAAATGACGAAGTTGAAAGCAAGGATGAAGATAAAGGGACTACAGAAGAGTTTGAGGAGTATGAACATCTCCGCCAACTTCTGATTACAAAAAATGAGGTTCTgtgtaatgaaataaaaaagaacttcAAAGAATTGTGTGATGGCAGCCtaacaaacaattttaatgcAGATGAACTAGAAATGACATCTATAAAAGAGATTCCTGTTGATAGGTATCCCTTATTTATAACTACAAGAGATCTTCTCTTGTTGTTAGACGTTTCTCTAGAAAGCCCCCcattttttaaaagagatcAAAATAGCAAGATGGTTGAAGATATACCTGGCTGGGgtgaaaacaaaactcatttgTCATATTTGCCATTATTCGATGAAGATCTCAGTGATAATGAAAATGAAGAGTATTTAGAAAATGATGATAGCGGTAGTGAGGATAACCCTACAGTTGGATCTGAACAACGAATCAGATACAAGAAAGGAGGTTTAGTACGTAGGGTAGAAGTAACATATGAAGTGTTTCTTAACGAGCTCTGGCCCATAATTAGTAAGGGTAAAAGCACTGATTGTCACCCTTCTCTCGTTTGGATGGAAATAAAATCCTTTATAAAAGGATGTGCCAAATCATTTCTTAATGAAACTGGAACTTTAACATTGGAAGAATATAAAGAGATTGGACGTAAAAGGGCAACTAACGTTACAGGTGACAGAGAAAGTATTTATGCAATGTTTAAGCAGTatgagaaagtaaaaaaatcactGGGTTATTTTGATGAGATGGATGTTCATTTTAACATGtataaaagaatgaaaaattttgttgttccgGAATGGGGATTTCATCAGATATTTGTGGATGAAACTCAAGATTTTACTCAAGCAGAATTACTACTTCTCTTACGATGCAGTTTAAATCCCAATGCCATGTTTTTCTCTGGCGACACTGCTCAAAGTATTATGAATGGTGTTGCGTTTAGATTTTGCGACCTTCAGTCATTGTTTTATGTAGCAAAAGAGGAGTTCGATCAAAATAAGATTCTTCCACTAGTTGCTGTACCTAAAAAGATTCACCAGTTAACGCATAACTATCGGTCACACAGTGGTATTCTACAACTAGCTTCTGTTATTGTTCAGTACCTGAACTTGTTGTTTCCTGAATCGTTTGACCATTTGCGACCAGATGTTGGGTTGTTTCCTGGACCGAAACCTGTGATTTTGGATACTAGTGATTTTACAGAACTTGCTGTGTTGTTGCAAGGTAACAAACGTAAAACTTCTGCCATTGAGTTTGGGGCACATCAAGTTGTTCTTGTTCAGAATGAGAAAAGCAAGGAAGAACTACCTGACGAACTAAGTTATGGTTTGGTTTTAAGTATCTATGAAGCCAAAGGTTTGGAATTTGATGATGTCCTCTTGTACAACTTTTTTAAGGACTCACAG GCTTGTGAGGAATGGAGAGTTATTTTAAGTGAAATTAGTAACTTGACAGAACAGGAAGATGTATCTGAAGGTAGCTTGCAAGTATTGTCGGAAGACTTCTTGAAACACGAAGCGAGACCCTTAAAGTTTGACAGAAACAAACACAAGCTTTTAAATGCTGAGTTAAAGAAGTTTTATACTGCTGTGACAAGAGCAAGAGTTAATGTCTGGATATTTGACGAAGATAAGAAGAAAAGAGGACCTGTATTTGAAATGCTTGTGAAGAAATCTCTTGTTAATGTTGTCAAGCTTGATGATGATTCCTCAAAAGAGATTTTATTTGCTGAAAAATCTTCACAAGACGAATGGAATAAACAAGCAggttatttttatgaaaaaggtCTTTGGAAACTAGCATTAAAATGTTCGGAGAAAGCATGTAATCAAAAGttgaaagaaaaatgtttgGCACAGCTTCAGGGTTGTCAAGCCCTAGAGAAGGCGCAACAGTGGAATCTGAAAAAGAATCCAAAACTTCTTAAGGATGTTTACGCAGGATTTAAAGCATCTGCTGAATTATTCTTACAATGTGGATTAACTGAAGAAGCGAAAACATACCTTACATATTGCAAGGAATGGTTCCGCCTGGCCCAGTTATGTGAGGAGCAGGAGAAG ttctCCTCAGCAGCTATGTATTACAAGAAGAGTGGGAAAGGGGTTGAAGAGGCTTTGAGATGTTACCATTATGTTGGTGATGTAAGAGGTGCAGCTGCTTTATTAAAGTCAGAGAAGCGGTATTTGGAATGCTTAGAGCTTCTGGAAAAGAAGAAAAGCACCGAGAAAATGAATTTAATGATACAGACAATCAAGAAGTCTGTTACTAAAAAAGCTTGCAAAGAGTACTATGAAAATGGGGAATATAAATTATTggagaaaattttgtgttttatgaGTTTTGAAGATCAGTCCTATTTTCTTTTTGACAAAGTAGAGTGTGAGGATCTTTTGTTGAAGTTATACCTGACACATCGTGGGATAGATTTTGCTGCTCATTTTTTAGCAAAGAAAGGGAATTATCTAAAAGCAGCCAATATTTTTACTGATCCTTGTTCACAAATGAAATACATAAAACAAGCTGCAAGAAAAACTTTGATTATGAAGATCAACTCCAATCAAGACAGTAATGCCGTCATGGAGTATAGAACAAcagtgttaaaaaaattggaGGAGACATATTGTCTGTTGAACAATAGTGATAATCTTTCGCGGGCTGATTGCTTGTATTATATAATGCATCTAGAGAATAACACAGCACGCATAAAGGATGCAATAGGTTATTACCATAAAGCTAATAGTAGTTTTGGGAAGCTGCTATGCTTTCAAGTTTGGctgagaagaaataaaaattgccTTCTAGAATATCTGCCTGATATGAGATGTAACTGTTGTAGAGCGGTATTTGATATCATCAGTGAAATTATTAACGTTGTGAAAGAATTTCTGGATTATGGTGAAAATAATTCagaaaagaattattttacTTCCTTTggatttgcaaaaataaaaggtAAGGCTGATGATTTCACAGTGATTGATGTTACAGCAgtttcttattttgaaaattttatcaaTGAAAAAAATGGAGAGAAGTTTGACTTTGAGGGGAATATTTCAAGAGACAAAGCAAGAAATTTCGttgccaaagttttattttgcattttaaaagatttgacaGATGAGTTTCAAATATCGATTCAACGGCAGCTTATTTCCCTTGAAATTTGCCACCATTCTTGCATCAATACGAGATGTGTGAGATCACATGCCGCACCtcaattaaaaaactttttggaCAAAAAGGAATTTGTCATGAGTCTCTTAAAGCTTCGCAGCATGCTTCAGGATGGAAACAAAAAATTAGCTTCTCATGAAGACTTTTACCAATGGAAGGATCTAATTAAAGCATACTCCGTGATTGAATATGTGTACAATTTTTTGAATGGTTATTTGTCATACTTACATGTCATTCAAATCAAATCAGTAGTTGAATtctttaaatttgataaaacagAAGGACATCAACTTATATCTTGCATAAGAGAGGTGTGGAAAATTAAAGAAGATGATCAATTCATTGATTTGAATGTTTATCACATGCTGTCATTCCTGTCATATGTTGTTGATAGGTTTAATCCAGTTGTCGATGAATTAATGTATCATGCTGACAGTAGTTCAAACCTCAGAGAGAATTACAGTTTCAACTTCCTGAAGCCATTCGATGATTATCTACACAAGCTATATTTTAAATATCATGTATTAGAAGCGTTAGACGCAAATTACTTGTTATTGTCTGTGCCAATTAAAAAACAGTTTCCCGTAAAGCCCACTTGTGCAACATTCTGCAACTTATTGGAATTTCCTTTGTTGTTAATCTTCACATGCCTCTCCTCAGCACTTGGTAAGCCAATTTGCATGCCTGAAAGTTTAATTGCCAAAAAAAATCTGTGGGACAAATTATACAGCGTGGAAGATAAATCAGGTTTTAATTTAGCAGTCAGAGGAATTCACTCTAACAAGAATGGGCAACTATCAAAGGAACTGAATCGATTTTTAAGCCTGGCATTTAGTAAGGATTTACATGGTAGTCCGTTTTTGTTATTGAGACGTAAGCTACGGAGTTTAAGAAATGGTGACGGATCAGAAGGCATACAATGCTGTGAAAGGTTGATGATACTGTACCTAATTGCTGTGGTAAATACGCTAATATTTAAACTGCCGtacggcaaaaaaataattcttaaatttaaaagaaacatgATCAGTGGAAACCATTATCTTTGCACGATATTTAATTCTAttgcttcaataaaaaattctaTGCAAGCTAAGGAATTGTTATCAAATATCCTACATGGAAGGCATGATCGATTAAATGACTACGTCTGGAGTCCTAAATATTCTCGACTGCGATCTATTTTGATCAGGAATGAAAGAAAGCAAGAATGA